One genomic segment of Paenibacillus xylanexedens includes these proteins:
- a CDS encoding penicillin-binding transpeptidase domain-containing protein — protein sequence MKSKRKLMYGLLPILFAGGIGMYLYMQNNKEAEAKPQTTVNQYIEHLQKKEFDQLYTLMTPASLQESGINKEQFVEKYNAIYSGMEVSTVKAAVKPVDVAETASDGSKTDAEKQNPDTYEVDYNLQLTTFLGEVSETHTLKLVRQELEDGRKNWQINWQPSLILNEMVKGSKVRVRTLFPDRGDIVDRDGLPLATKGTMNEWGIVPEKLGDNPDQMIARIAGHYQVSEDAIQKALAQTWVKPEYFVPIGSTEEFDVPESLSGVTMQSKEIRYYPLGEAAAHLIGYVRKATKEDLDKDTEGYYRAEDWIGKAGLEQSMEKQLRGERGGLIEITDESGNSRSELIRKDAVDGQNVQLTISSKQQKKLYQTLSSGGDAGAMVLMNPTDGNLLALVSAPSYNPNKMVTGLTQAEWDAYSANERLPFINRVTTRYAPGSTFKAITAAAGLMEKVTTADKTHDISGLQWRKDDSWGGYYVKRVKSLSPVNMVDALVYSDNIYFAMEAIEMGSAKFIDGIQKFGFGDNFGLDELYLKPSQYANEAHLDLSSEVLLADTSYGQGEMLMSPIHLAASFTPFINEGKLVKPVLIEGKESTEPEVIITPEAANTVKDALGEVVSRQGGTAHNLNSIPGGLAGKTGTAELKAKKGEKGQENGFFVVFDTDSPTFLLSAVIEEVNGRGGSHYVVDKLKPFLEKLEITQ from the coding sequence ATGAAATCCAAACGTAAATTAATGTACGGACTGCTGCCCATCTTGTTTGCAGGTGGAATCGGAATGTATCTATACATGCAAAATAACAAAGAAGCAGAAGCCAAGCCCCAGACTACCGTGAATCAGTACATAGAGCATCTGCAAAAAAAAGAGTTTGACCAGTTGTACACCTTGATGACACCTGCTTCGCTGCAAGAGTCGGGCATAAACAAGGAACAATTTGTTGAGAAATACAATGCGATCTATTCGGGTATGGAAGTATCCACCGTCAAGGCGGCGGTTAAACCTGTGGATGTTGCCGAAACGGCTTCCGATGGCAGTAAGACCGATGCAGAGAAACAAAACCCGGATACGTATGAGGTGGATTACAACCTGCAACTGACAACTTTTTTGGGAGAAGTCAGTGAGACGCATACATTAAAACTGGTCCGGCAGGAGCTTGAGGACGGCAGAAAAAACTGGCAAATTAACTGGCAGCCTTCACTGATCCTGAATGAAATGGTTAAGGGCAGTAAGGTACGCGTGAGGACACTGTTCCCGGATCGTGGAGATATTGTGGATCGTGATGGTTTGCCGCTCGCTACCAAGGGCACAATGAATGAATGGGGCATTGTACCTGAGAAACTTGGGGATAACCCGGATCAGATGATTGCCCGAATCGCGGGCCATTATCAGGTTTCGGAAGATGCCATTCAGAAGGCGCTTGCGCAGACATGGGTGAAGCCGGAGTATTTTGTCCCGATTGGTTCAACGGAGGAGTTTGACGTACCAGAATCTTTAAGCGGGGTTACGATGCAAAGCAAGGAAATCCGCTATTATCCACTCGGCGAGGCGGCTGCGCACCTGATTGGTTACGTGCGCAAAGCTACCAAGGAAGACCTGGATAAGGATACGGAAGGGTATTATCGCGCCGAGGATTGGATTGGTAAAGCGGGTTTGGAGCAGTCCATGGAGAAGCAGCTGCGTGGTGAGCGTGGTGGTCTGATTGAAATCACGGATGAATCGGGCAACTCCCGTTCTGAGCTTATTCGTAAGGATGCTGTAGATGGACAGAATGTTCAGCTGACGATTAGCTCCAAACAGCAAAAGAAATTGTATCAGACATTATCCAGTGGTGGAGACGCCGGTGCAATGGTTCTAATGAATCCGACGGATGGCAACCTGCTGGCGTTGGTCAGTGCACCTTCCTATAACCCGAACAAAATGGTCACAGGACTTACTCAGGCAGAGTGGGATGCTTATTCAGCGAATGAGAGGCTTCCTTTTATCAACAGAGTCACTACCCGATATGCACCAGGATCAACCTTCAAAGCGATTACAGCCGCAGCGGGACTGATGGAGAAGGTGACCACAGCGGACAAAACCCATGATATCTCTGGCTTGCAATGGCGTAAAGACGATAGCTGGGGCGGTTATTATGTCAAGCGTGTGAAGAGTTTATCTCCAGTAAATATGGTCGATGCTCTGGTGTACTCTGACAATATTTACTTTGCCATGGAAGCGATCGAGATGGGCAGCGCCAAGTTTATTGATGGGATTCAGAAGTTTGGTTTTGGCGATAACTTTGGACTGGATGAATTGTATCTGAAGCCAAGCCAATATGCCAACGAAGCACATCTGGATCTGTCATCTGAGGTGTTACTCGCTGATACGTCCTACGGGCAAGGGGAGATGTTAATGTCCCCGATTCATCTGGCAGCGTCATTTACACCTTTTATTAATGAAGGGAAGCTGGTGAAACCTGTTCTGATCGAGGGAAAAGAAAGCACTGAGCCTGAGGTAATTATTACTCCGGAAGCCGCAAATACGGTTAAGGATGCTTTGGGAGAAGTTGTTTCCCGGCAGGGAGGTACCGCCCATAACTTGAATTCAATTCCTGGAGGGCTCGCGGGCAAGACGGGAACAGCGGAGCTGAAAGCGAAGAAGGGAGAGAAGGGTCAGGAAAACGGATTTTTCGTAGTGTTTGATACCGACTCTCCGACCTTCCTGTTATCCGCTGTAATTGAAGAGGTGAACGGCCGAGGTGGAAGCCACTATGTCGTGGATAAATTAAAGCCTTTTTTGGAAAAGTTGGAGATTACGCAGTAA
- a CDS encoding class I SAM-dependent methyltransferase, translated as MKNKIDYADFYERVGRTNGWNFSSMNVVSENIGWNFYEEVVRHTRSSDLLLDIGTGGGEAILSIAEEALLLVGIDLAQGMIETAQHNLQAMGGHFNVRFFHMDAEKLDFPDCFFNVVSSRHSRFSASEVFRVIAQGGIFLTQQVSEHDKSNLSEAFGRGQSLGIQPGTLMERYKHELQTAGFHDIQAHEYNVVEHYATPEDLMFLLTHAPIIPDFGKVDTDFERFQQFVKEHHDEKGIRTNSARFMITARK; from the coding sequence ATGAAAAACAAAATAGATTACGCTGACTTTTATGAACGCGTAGGCCGGACGAATGGCTGGAACTTCAGCTCCATGAACGTTGTCTCGGAGAACATCGGATGGAACTTCTATGAGGAAGTTGTTCGCCATACGCGATCGTCCGATCTGTTGCTGGATATTGGAACAGGTGGTGGAGAAGCCATTCTGTCCATTGCGGAAGAAGCTTTATTGCTAGTGGGAATTGATCTCGCTCAAGGAATGATTGAGACCGCACAGCATAATCTTCAGGCTATGGGCGGTCATTTCAATGTACGCTTTTTTCATATGGACGCAGAAAAACTGGATTTTCCAGATTGCTTCTTTAATGTGGTATCTTCCAGACACTCTAGGTTCTCTGCTTCAGAAGTATTTAGGGTTATTGCTCAGGGTGGGATATTTCTAACCCAGCAGGTCAGCGAACATGATAAATCCAACCTTTCAGAAGCTTTTGGCCGTGGACAGAGCCTTGGCATTCAACCTGGCACATTGATGGAACGATACAAGCATGAACTTCAAACAGCAGGTTTCCATGACATTCAGGCCCATGAATATAATGTGGTGGAGCATTACGCTACACCCGAAGATTTGATGTTTCTCCTAACCCATGCACCCATCATTCCTGATTTCGGGAAGGTAGACACTGACTTTGAGCGATTCCAGCAGTTTGTGAAAGAACATCACGACGAGAAAGGCATTCGTACCAACTCGGCACGCTTTATGATTACTGCTCGGAAATAA
- a CDS encoding VOC family protein produces MAIRAKQIFVNLPVQDLKKSVEFFTKVGFEFDANFTDESATCMIIGENIYAMLLVEERFQSFISKKISNAADTTEVIVALSVDSREQVDVIVQAALDAGGQPSNEPQDHGFMYGWSFQDLDDHLWEVSYMDLSAFPSE; encoded by the coding sequence GTGGCTATTCGTGCTAAGCAGATTTTTGTTAATTTACCTGTCCAAGATTTGAAGAAATCCGTTGAGTTTTTTACTAAGGTGGGATTTGAGTTTGACGCCAATTTTACGGACGAGTCTGCTACTTGTATGATCATCGGGGAAAATATTTACGCCATGCTTCTGGTGGAGGAACGTTTCCAATCCTTCATTTCAAAAAAAATCTCCAATGCCGCCGATACAACCGAAGTCATCGTTGCCCTGTCTGTAGATAGCCGTGAGCAGGTAGATGTGATTGTACAAGCTGCCCTCGATGCAGGAGGGCAGCCATCCAACGAACCACAAGATCACGGATTTATGTACGGATGGAGTTTTCAGGATCTGGATGATCACCTGTGGGAAGTTTCCTATATGGATCTAAGTGCTTTTCCTTCGGAGTGA
- a CDS encoding TetR/AcrR family transcriptional regulator, whose amino-acid sequence MNKKQLQTEQTKKKLADASKALFVQKGYKATSIEDIVAATGSSKGNIYYHFKSKEGLFLYLIDEWDREWEESWAAKEHLYRTSTEKIYGLAEQLVLDDMNHPLTKAADEFFTGEKKENDIEERISLMFERHIQFNKQMIEQGIESGEFKADNVDNLALILESTIIGLSQMSRGMEPDQALALYRQAASVFLHGIAKDKA is encoded by the coding sequence ATGAATAAAAAGCAACTACAGACTGAGCAAACCAAGAAAAAACTTGCGGATGCTTCCAAAGCCCTTTTTGTACAAAAAGGGTATAAAGCAACGTCCATTGAGGATATTGTAGCTGCGACGGGCAGCAGCAAGGGCAATATATATTACCATTTTAAAAGTAAGGAAGGTCTGTTCCTCTATCTAATCGATGAGTGGGACCGGGAGTGGGAAGAGAGCTGGGCGGCCAAAGAACATCTGTACCGCACCTCTACGGAGAAGATTTACGGCTTGGCGGAACAATTAGTGCTGGATGATATGAATCACCCGCTGACGAAGGCAGCTGATGAGTTCTTCACAGGGGAAAAGAAAGAAAATGATATTGAGGAGCGGATCTCCTTAATGTTTGAGCGGCATATTCAATTTAATAAACAAATGATAGAGCAAGGCATTGAGAGTGGTGAGTTCAAAGCAGACAATGTAGATAATCTCGCGCTCATATTGGAAAGTACCATTATTGGTCTTAGTCAGATGTCACGGGGGATGGAGCCTGATCAGGCTCTTGCGTTATACCGCCAGGCTGCCAGTGTATTCTTACATGGGATTGCAAAAGATAAAGCTTAA
- a CDS encoding MFS transporter yields MALLTRNRGALLLLMFNIFLVFTGIGLVVPIMPAYMDLLHITGFTVGLLVAAFSFTQFLFSPLAGRWSDTWGRKKIIVGGMLIFAVSEFMFGAVNAPVLLFAARMLGGIGAAMIFPAVMAYTADITTEEERGKGMGLINAAITTGFIIGPGIGGYIADFGIRIPFYAAGVAGLLASIITLIILPESTRSTGEQSKPIPGLTKVKAPGMVSQLLNSYREPYFFSLIIVFVMAFGLANYETVFSLFVDHKFGFTTKDIAFIITFGSIAGAVVQVSLIGWLLNRFGEKMVISVCLLFVAVFVLLTLFVSTYWMILVVTFIVFLGMDILRPAISTQMSKLAQEQQGFVAGLNSAYTSLGNIAGPIVAGALFDVNINYPYVSAAAVLAICFLLSLRVLRGGKTVKQPKAEM; encoded by the coding sequence ATGGCATTACTAACACGGAACAGGGGCGCACTGCTGCTGTTAATGTTTAATATTTTTCTCGTTTTTACGGGTATTGGTCTGGTTGTACCGATCATGCCTGCGTATATGGATCTACTGCATATCACCGGATTCACGGTTGGATTGCTGGTAGCGGCATTTTCCTTCACCCAGTTTCTGTTCTCCCCGCTTGCGGGTCGATGGTCGGATACGTGGGGACGTAAAAAAATTATCGTTGGCGGCATGCTAATTTTTGCCGTATCGGAGTTTATGTTTGGTGCGGTCAATGCACCAGTCTTGCTCTTCGCAGCCCGGATGCTTGGTGGTATCGGTGCGGCGATGATCTTCCCGGCGGTTATGGCTTACACCGCAGATATTACAACAGAGGAAGAACGCGGCAAAGGTATGGGATTGATTAATGCAGCGATTACAACCGGATTTATTATCGGTCCGGGAATTGGTGGGTACATTGCGGACTTTGGCATTCGAATTCCGTTCTACGCCGCTGGGGTTGCCGGTTTGTTGGCATCCATCATTACATTGATTATTTTGCCGGAATCCACGCGAAGCACAGGAGAACAAAGTAAACCTATCCCTGGTTTAACGAAGGTCAAAGCTCCGGGTATGGTATCCCAATTGCTGAATTCGTACCGTGAACCGTACTTTTTCAGCTTGATTATTGTGTTTGTTATGGCATTTGGTCTGGCGAACTATGAGACGGTATTTTCACTATTTGTGGATCACAAGTTTGGTTTCACGACCAAAGACATTGCATTCATTATTACTTTTGGTTCCATCGCGGGTGCTGTTGTACAAGTATCTCTGATCGGTTGGTTGCTCAACCGGTTTGGTGAAAAGATGGTCATTTCAGTCTGTCTGTTATTTGTAGCCGTATTTGTACTGTTGACCTTGTTTGTAAGTACGTACTGGATGATTCTTGTCGTAACGTTTATCGTCTTTCTGGGTATGGATATTTTACGTCCGGCGATCAGTACACAGATGTCCAAACTGGCACAAGAACAACAGGGCTTTGTGGCCGGATTGAACTCGGCGTATACCAGTTTGGGGAATATCGCAGGTCCAATCGTAGCTGGAGCACTGTTCGATGTGAATATTAACTATCCTTATGTTTCAGCAGCTGCCGTTCTGGCGATCTGTTTCCTGTTATCCCTAAGGGTACTCAGAGGGGGAAAAACGGTGAAACAACCGAAGGCTGAAATGTAA
- a CDS encoding glycoside hydrolase family 1 protein yields MKHTQLKPFPKDFFWGGSTSAYQIEGAWNEDGKGPSVIDMGNHVEGVTDFKVTSDHYHMYKEDVALLAEMGFKAYRFSIAWTRIYPQGAGEVNPKGLAFYDSLINELIKYGIEPIVTMYHFDLPYALEEKGGWSNRATIDAFEQYAKTLYENYGDRVKYWLTINEQNMLILHPGSLGTLDTTLVDPQKTLYQQNHHMLVAQAKAMVLCHEMLPEAKIGPAPNIGVIYPASSKPEDTLAADNYAAIRNWLYLDMAVYGRYNHIAWSYLEEKGYTPVIEDGDMDILAQGNPDFIAFNYYTSQTVGESLNDGNDFSHTGDQHEIVGEPGAYRGSVNPNLQKTEFGWEIDPVGFRSTLRQIYSRYHLPLIVTENGLGAFDKLEEGDVVNDPYRIEFFNKHIEQIQLAITDGVDVFGFCPWSAIDLVSTHQGSSKRYGFIYVDREEFDIKELRRIRKQSFHWYQKLIETNGEIR; encoded by the coding sequence ATGAAACATACTCAACTGAAACCATTTCCTAAAGATTTTTTCTGGGGAGGTTCAACCTCTGCCTATCAGATTGAGGGAGCCTGGAATGAAGATGGCAAAGGCCCTTCTGTCATCGACATGGGCAACCATGTGGAAGGCGTAACCGACTTCAAGGTAACCAGTGATCACTATCATATGTACAAAGAAGATGTAGCGTTGTTGGCTGAAATGGGCTTCAAAGCCTACCGCTTCTCCATCGCATGGACACGCATCTATCCGCAAGGAGCAGGTGAAGTGAATCCGAAGGGCCTCGCCTTTTACGATTCCCTCATTAATGAGTTAATTAAATACGGTATTGAGCCCATTGTGACGATGTATCACTTCGATCTTCCTTATGCGCTTGAAGAAAAAGGCGGCTGGTCCAACCGAGCAACGATTGATGCTTTTGAACAATATGCCAAGACTCTTTATGAGAACTACGGAGATCGGGTTAAATATTGGCTGACCATCAACGAACAAAATATGCTGATCCTGCATCCCGGCTCTCTGGGTACACTGGATACAACACTTGTTGATCCGCAAAAAACACTGTATCAGCAAAATCATCACATGCTGGTTGCTCAAGCTAAAGCCATGGTCCTGTGTCATGAGATGCTGCCTGAAGCCAAGATTGGCCCAGCTCCTAACATCGGTGTAATCTACCCGGCGAGCTCCAAACCAGAAGACACACTCGCGGCTGATAACTATGCTGCCATTCGTAACTGGCTCTATCTCGATATGGCGGTATACGGGCGTTATAATCATATTGCCTGGAGTTATCTCGAAGAGAAAGGATATACGCCTGTCATCGAAGACGGAGATATGGATATACTAGCTCAAGGAAACCCTGACTTTATTGCGTTCAACTACTACACTTCCCAGACGGTTGGTGAAAGTCTGAACGATGGCAATGACTTCTCTCATACAGGAGACCAGCATGAAATCGTAGGTGAACCGGGCGCATATAGAGGATCTGTGAATCCCAATCTGCAAAAAACGGAGTTTGGCTGGGAAATTGATCCGGTCGGCTTCCGCTCTACCCTGCGTCAGATCTACTCTCGTTATCATCTGCCATTGATTGTTACGGAAAACGGTCTGGGTGCATTTGATAAACTCGAGGAAGGCGACGTCGTTAACGATCCATATCGTATTGAATTCTTCAATAAACATATCGAACAGATTCAACTGGCGATCACGGACGGCGTGGATGTATTTGGCTTCTGCCCTTGGTCTGCGATTGATCTTGTTAGTACACATCAAGGGTCGAGCAAACGTTATGGCTTCATCTATGTGGATCGCGAGGAATTCGATATCAAGGAATTGAGACGTATCCGCAAACAGAGTTTCCACTGGTATCAAAAACTGATTGAAACGAATGGAGAAATTCGTTAA
- a CDS encoding beta-glucoside-specific PTS transporter subunit IIABC: MDHKKMGDDIVRLVGGEANINGLVHCATRLRFDLKDSKKAERETLEKHDGIITVVESGGQFQVVIGSNVAHVYAEIMKNRDFGGDSSSSAESTGEKTSLLSKVFEIISGSFSPLIPAMAGSGMLKALLTVLTMLGWMSDTSDTYLILSAAGNAVFYFLPIFLGITLGMKLKANPYVAGVIGAALMEPSFTGLMDKGSDVSFLGIPVVMMNYSASVFPIFISISIYAVLDKLLKKIILKDLQLFLVPMIALMIMVPLSAMAFGPFGTTVGDWISSGVTWLIGVSGILSGVVLGGFMTFMVVFGLHWGFTPITIQNIGVGGDPIEAMAAAAVFAQIGVAFGIFLKAKKNKTLRTLAGSTSLTGLLAGVTEPIVYGLILRYKRVIPIVVIAGAIGGAINGHFGVKMTAYVFHNIFAIPVYTPTVVYVIAIACSFAVAAVLTVMFGYESKSKDTVSETNESVSTSAESTPAELSVVLETKTTEIKKEQIYSPLTGKAVALNTINDPAFSTGAMGKGLAIVPEIGEVVAPVDGVVTSLFPTGHAIGLTTNAGTEILIHVGINTVALKGKHFSPVVQEGDIVRQGDLLIQFDIDKIKEAGYETVTPVIVTLTQQEVDVFETTQEQVQKNDVLLTLVV, from the coding sequence ATGGATCATAAAAAAATGGGGGATGACATCGTTCGTCTCGTCGGCGGAGAAGCCAATATCAATGGTCTTGTCCACTGTGCGACCCGGCTGAGATTCGACCTGAAAGATTCGAAAAAGGCCGAACGCGAAACGCTTGAAAAACACGATGGTATTATTACCGTTGTTGAAAGCGGCGGCCAGTTCCAGGTTGTCATCGGTAGTAACGTGGCTCATGTATATGCGGAGATTATGAAAAACCGGGATTTCGGAGGAGATTCCTCCTCATCGGCTGAGTCTACAGGGGAAAAAACCTCGCTATTATCCAAAGTTTTTGAAATTATATCCGGAAGTTTCTCGCCGTTAATCCCGGCTATGGCAGGATCAGGTATGCTAAAAGCTTTGCTAACTGTCCTGACCATGCTCGGATGGATGTCGGATACAAGTGACACATACTTAATTTTATCCGCTGCCGGCAACGCTGTATTTTATTTCTTGCCCATCTTCCTTGGGATTACACTGGGTATGAAGCTGAAAGCCAATCCTTATGTAGCTGGCGTAATTGGTGCCGCTCTGATGGAACCGAGCTTCACCGGGCTGATGGATAAGGGTTCAGATGTATCGTTCCTGGGTATCCCAGTTGTGATGATGAATTATTCAGCCAGCGTATTCCCAATCTTCATATCCATTAGTATCTACGCTGTTCTCGATAAATTACTCAAGAAAATCATTTTGAAAGACCTGCAATTGTTCCTTGTACCAATGATTGCTTTGATGATTATGGTTCCGCTGTCCGCAATGGCCTTTGGACCATTCGGCACCACGGTAGGTGACTGGATCTCCTCCGGCGTAACTTGGCTCATTGGTGTCAGCGGTATATTATCAGGGGTTGTACTGGGTGGATTCATGACCTTCATGGTTGTGTTCGGACTCCACTGGGGCTTTACTCCAATCACGATACAGAATATCGGAGTTGGCGGCGATCCGATTGAAGCCATGGCTGCTGCAGCCGTGTTTGCACAAATCGGTGTAGCCTTCGGTATTTTCCTAAAAGCCAAAAAGAATAAAACCCTGCGGACTCTTGCTGGCTCGACCAGCCTTACCGGTTTGCTTGCAGGAGTAACTGAACCAATTGTATACGGTTTGATCCTGCGTTATAAACGTGTGATTCCTATCGTGGTTATCGCAGGTGCGATCGGCGGTGCCATTAATGGTCACTTTGGTGTTAAAATGACTGCTTATGTGTTCCACAATATATTTGCCATTCCTGTCTATACACCAACGGTTGTCTACGTGATTGCGATTGCCTGCTCCTTTGCGGTAGCAGCGGTATTAACGGTGATGTTTGGTTATGAAAGCAAAAGCAAAGATACAGTTTCCGAGACAAACGAATCTGTCTCCACATCGGCTGAAAGTACACCAGCAGAACTTTCTGTCGTACTTGAGACTAAAACAACGGAGATCAAGAAAGAACAAATTTATAGCCCGCTTACAGGTAAAGCCGTAGCACTGAATACCATTAACGACCCAGCCTTTTCGACTGGTGCTATGGGCAAAGGTTTGGCGATTGTCCCTGAGATTGGCGAAGTTGTCGCTCCGGTAGACGGTGTTGTCACTTCCCTCTTCCCGACTGGACATGCCATTGGATTAACCACTAACGCAGGAACGGAAATTCTGATTCATGTTGGCATCAACACAGTAGCGCTGAAGGGAAAACACTTCTCTCCAGTTGTTCAGGAAGGTGATATCGTAAGACAGGGCGATCTGTTGATCCAGTTTGACATCGATAAGATCAAGGAAGCCGGATACGAAACCGTAACCCCTGTCATTGTGACTCTAACGCAACAAGAAGTGGATGTGTTCGAAACAACTCAGGAACAGGTACAGAAAAATGATGTCCTGCTGACTCTCGTTGTCTGA
- the licT gene encoding BglG family transcription antiterminator LicT, with the protein MIIRQIFNNNVIRAENQVGHEFVVIGNGLGFKKKNGQPVDEDKIEKTFVLKSDKIPQKLIDLIGETSVEYLKLADEIVGHAKKEMGDIFSDNIYISLIDHIQFAITRYRKSVGLKNSLLWQIKKFYKKEFGIGMNAVELIQEQFGIQMDEHEASFIAMHFVNARQDAQGMKQTVEITEVIDDIFNIVTNHYHIALDENSFNYSRFITHLQYFVQRMLSNEQEQFASGDNFLYEQVKDKYSKAFQCTQLINQYLEDKFESAMSIDEKVYLTIHIQRVTSRNELLDTE; encoded by the coding sequence ATGATCATCCGTCAGATTTTTAACAACAATGTCATCCGGGCTGAGAACCAGGTTGGTCACGAATTTGTTGTCATCGGCAACGGTCTTGGCTTCAAAAAGAAAAACGGACAGCCTGTGGATGAGGATAAAATTGAAAAAACCTTTGTGCTTAAATCGGATAAAATACCACAAAAATTAATCGATCTGATTGGGGAAACATCAGTCGAATATTTGAAGTTAGCGGACGAAATTGTGGGCCATGCCAAAAAAGAAATGGGCGATATTTTTAGTGATAATATCTATATATCATTGATCGATCATATTCAGTTTGCCATTACCCGGTACCGTAAATCCGTCGGTCTGAAGAATTCCCTTTTGTGGCAGATCAAGAAGTTTTACAAGAAGGAATTTGGGATTGGCATGAACGCTGTGGAGCTGATCCAGGAACAATTCGGCATCCAAATGGATGAACATGAGGCCAGCTTTATTGCCATGCATTTTGTAAACGCTCGTCAAGATGCTCAGGGCATGAAACAAACCGTTGAAATCACTGAAGTTATTGATGATATCTTCAACATTGTGACCAACCATTACCACATCGCCCTGGATGAAAATTCATTTAATTATTCTCGGTTTATTACCCATCTTCAATATTTTGTGCAGCGAATGTTGAGTAATGAACAGGAGCAATTTGCTTCAGGAGATAACTTTCTGTATGAGCAAGTGAAAGACAAATACAGCAAGGCTTTTCAGTGCACCCAATTAATCAATCAGTACCTTGAGGACAAGTTTGAAAGTGCCATGTCCATTGATGAAAAGGTGTATTTGACGATCCATATTCAACGTGTCACTTCCCGTAACGAGCTTCTCGACACGGAATAA
- a CDS encoding DUF3934 family protein yields MSNAKGKGGTGRGTGKKGWNRWQAAANRAKSAPKPYKSKGTKKKDDTETSSGKPE; encoded by the coding sequence ATGAGCAATGCAAAAGGAAAAGGCGGCACCGGCCGTGGTACGGGTAAAAAAGGCTGGAACCGTTGGCAAGCCGCTGCTAACCGGGCGAAAAGTGCACCGAAGCCTTATAAAAGTAAAGGCACAAAGAAGAAGGACGATACCGAAACTTCAAGTGGCAAGCCCGAGTAA
- a CDS encoding MarR family winged helix-turn-helix transcriptional regulator — protein MPVNMDENPLGLILSRTYLAYKKTTTRNLSEQDITPEQFAVLNELSKAGSHISQKKLAELTVRDQTTVGKIIDKLIRKGLVTREEDPQDRRAVLLCLTAEGLEMNNVLTPKSKKQEQEALADCSPEELEAFMNVMNRIYEKMK, from the coding sequence ATGCCTGTTAATATGGATGAAAATCCACTTGGACTGATTCTGTCACGGACGTATCTGGCATACAAAAAAACAACAACCAGAAATCTGAGTGAACAGGATATTACTCCGGAACAATTTGCAGTCTTGAATGAATTGAGCAAGGCTGGAAGTCATATATCACAGAAAAAACTGGCTGAATTAACAGTGCGGGACCAGACAACGGTAGGCAAAATTATAGATAAGTTGATTCGCAAAGGTCTGGTGACAAGAGAAGAAGATCCACAGGACCGCAGAGCGGTTTTGCTTTGTTTAACGGCGGAAGGACTGGAAATGAATAACGTTCTGACACCTAAGTCAAAAAAGCAAGAGCAAGAGGCACTCGCCGATTGTTCCCCTGAAGAGCTTGAAGCATTTATGAATGTGATGAATCGGATCTATGAAAAGATGAAATAA